The Mesorhizobium sp. INR15 region CTTCTCGAGCTGGCCGGTGGCCTTCTGGAAGCGCAGGTTGAACTGCTCCTTCTTCAGGCTGGCCAGGTCGTCGGTCAGCTGGTCCTGGGTCTTGGTCCGGATGTCTTCGGC contains the following coding sequences:
- the rpmC gene encoding 50S ribosomal protein L29 — translated: MKAEDIRTKTQDQLTDDLASLKKEQFNLRFQKATGQLEKTARVRQVRKDIARIKTIAAEKSAAKKA